The Cryptomeria japonica chromosome 2, Sugi_1.0, whole genome shotgun sequence region ATATTTAATGATATCAAATGATATAACGTCTTAATTAATCATTAAATGTATGCCTTGGTAAGTgtgcaataattaattaattaatgggcCCCTTTTTAATGATGCCATGGCCCTCAATAATAAAGTTAAGTTATAACTTTATTATAAcacttttagttatttaattaaataagggtcattaaaatattaatatctccattaatactCTAACATCTCGCATAGCCGTCTGAAATGGGAGTCATCACTGCAATTCCCCATGTGACCAACTGCTCAGCTATAAATAGTAAGGGGTCCATCTCAATGACGtcagacttactataaatagtaagtgtggcaaatgaagtccaaatgaaGCCAAACGGAAACCAGATCGAAGCACACTGAACACTGGAGAGGATACAACCCTCAGAggaccctctatccaacacattagcctacgagggtcaggataataggctaatctcacaaaatccaagtctgctaaaatggggacattacatggtGTTTGGAAAAAAGATATTCTATGAAGTGAAACAATTCTCTTACATTTTACTTTTCTTTGCCTCAGGTGGAAGGTGATATTGTGGCCATTGTAACGGATCCAGTGTCTTCCTGGCCAAAACTGAAAGGTGCTCAAAGCAAACAGCAAATAAGGAACTCAGATACCAAGGATGATAATATAATCACAGCAGAAAATGAAGGTCCTTCAAAAGCTCAATGCATGGTGGAACAAATGTATAATAATAATTGCAACGGTCAGGCTTCCAATATGAATTTAATGGGAGATTGTTTAAATAGTTTGGATCTTGAGGATAATGGGTTGTCTGTTGATAAAgcaataaacatttttttttgtaatgATAATTCGTGTCACATTGGTGAGCAGTGTTTGACAAATTGTGATTCATCTGAAATTGGATCTGGGGATGAACATCGTCATGAGATGGCAAAGGCTAAGGCAAATGTTGCTATGATTGTGAATTCACTTCCTGGTAGGCGACCTACAGGCAGAGTGATAGGTATAATAGAAAAATCACCCCGTCGTGATGCAGTGATTGGTTTTCTTGAAGTTAAACAGTGGATTGCATATAAGGACGGACAGAAGTGGAGCTGTTCCAGGAATGGGCAATACTCTCAAAAGAATGTGAAAGGATTGCCTTCACATACCGAAGAAGGATATATCAAGCTGGTACCAACAGATACACGATTCCCAAAAATGACTGTCCAATTGAGTAGTTTGCCAGATAATCTGAAGAAGAGGTTGCATAAAGGTGACCTTACACTTGAAAGTGAGCTTGTTGCTGCTTCTATAGATTTGTGGAGAGCAGATTGTTTCCTTCCACAAGCAGTTGTTAAACATAGTTTGGGGCAAAGTGGAGAAATAGAAGCACAAACTGCGGCAATATTATTTGAACATGCCATTCATAGTGCTAATTTTCCCCCAGATTCTCTCTCCTGTCTACCAAAGGTTCCATGGAAAATACCTACACAGGAGTTCCAAGTTAGGAGAGACTTGAGAAATCTCTGTATATTTTCAATTGATCCCCCCAATTCAAGGGATATTGATGATGCATTGTCAATTGAAGATATGGGCAATGGTATAAAAAGAGTTGGAGTTCACATTGCAGATGTTTCCTACTTTGTTCACCCAGATACAATGTTAGACAGAGAGGCACAAGGCCGTTCTACAAGTGTGTATCTCATCCAGTGCTGTTTTCCAATGTTGCCTCAGTTGCTTCGTGAAGAGCTGTGTTCATTGAATCCAGGAGTTGATAGGCTTGCTTTTTCAGTTATGTGGGATATTGATTCCTCAGGTGAAGTCCTGGATCACTGGGTTGGGCGCACAGTAATTCGGTCATGCTGCAAGTTATTATATCAACATGCACAGGATATTATAGAAGGCACATTTCAATGCCATCAAACAACTCGCAATGTAACAGGCATCCCGGAGGTGCATTGTGAATTTGGCTGGCAGGATATTATTGCAAATATGCAAAATCTGCATAGAATTGCAAAGCAGAGGAGGAAAAGCAGGTTCGGAAAAGGAGCTTTGAGATTAGATAACTGTAAGCTTGTATTTGTTTTAGATGAGGATGGTAAGCCATGTGATAGTATGTTCAATGAGCAGAAGGATTCAAACATTCTCGTGGAGGAGTTCATGCTTTTAGCGAACATGACAGTTGCAAAGATTATTTGCAGAGCTTTTCCTGAATGCTCTTTGCTGCGAAAGCATCCGGAACCCAACTTACGGAAATTAAAAGACTTGGAAGCATTTTGCAAGAAACTTGGTTTTGACCTTGATGTCTCCTCTGCAGGAGCACTGCATCTATCCTTAGAAAAATTGAGGAACAATTTGAAAGATGACCCTGAATTGTTCAACATTATTGTTCTTTATGCTACAAAGCCAATGCAGCTGGCCACATACTTCTGTACAGGAGAATTAAGGGAAAAGGAGACAGAATGGGCACATTATGCATTAGCTACCCCACTGTACACACATTTTACTTCACCAATTCGGAGATATGCTGACATTGTTGTGCATCGTATTTTGGCAGCGACTCTTGAAGCTGAATATCTGTATCAGAAACAGTTCAAGGACACATTAAACCTGGTGAAAAAAAACAATATGACACTTTTGGACAGAAGAGCTCAAGCTAGGTGCTTTACGGGCCCTGTTTTTGATAAGGAAGCAATGGAATCTCCATCTGGCAGGAAAGCACTGATGACTGCTTCTCTGAAGCATAAAGTCCCTAGAGCTGCTGAACTTGCATTAGTTGCGGCACATTGCAATGAGAGAAAATTAGCTAGCAAAAATGTTCAAGAAGCCAGTGTTAGGCTTTATCTCTGGGCACTCCTAAAGAAGCAGGTAACTCCTGATTTTGCTAAAACAACAATTTTGTCTCCTGTCCACGTGTGAACTAAATGTGTTTGTTTTACTGTTTCAGCATCCAAAAGTAAGAATAATCGTGAATTTGCATCTGGAATTTATATTTGAACCTCATAATTGTAGAATCAAATAGACTGTAACTAGGGGGATGTTTCTTGTTGAATATTATTCCAATTTTCACTAATTAACTTCTCTTCATTCTCAATGGCAGAAATTAATTTCAGATGCAAGAGTGTTAGCCCTGGGACCAAAGTTCATATCTGTTTATATTTACAAGTTAGCTGTAAGTGGTTAATCATTACAAATTCAGACCAAGTTAAAATTTGGAACTTAGTAAATTAAGGTTGCTTATTTAATCATTCCTTGTGAGCTTTGCAGGCCGAGCATCGCATATACTTCGATGAAACTGAAGGACTCAATGCTGAATGGCTTGAATCTACAAGGACATTAGTGCTGGATATGTCCCTACAGAAATCCTCTGACAAGATGAACAATAAAGGGAAGAACAGAACGTTTGAAGATATTGCCTTGGTTGTAAATCCTGCAAGTCCAGTTAACTCCAGCCAGGAGCACGAGATTTACGAGGATGTCCTCCTTGAGATTGAAAAAGGCTCGAAGGGAgaccttttgagtgttgctaaaGTAGATTTTGACAAAATAAATCCTTCCAAGTACAAGAATACTGAACCTGCTGTTTTACCGTTGACCTTGAGGCTTCTATCCACTATTCCTGTGTCAATTCATGCCATTGGAGGAGATAATAGTCCCCCAGATATTTCTGTACGTTTTTTCCTGAGTTCATACATCAGTTAGTTGCACAAAAGATGCAGCATATTAGGGTTTGACCTTGTTCAGAATCCATATGACTCGTCAAACCAAGCTCTATCATAACTAGGAAGTAAGGTCATAGTATAAACTTTAGGTCTTAAATTCAAAATATCAATAACAGGCCCCTAATTTCTTGGACTAGTGATACAAAGCTTGTTGTTTGGCTTTATTGACCTTGAATAACCTTTAGGATGCTTGAAAGAAAGCACATCGTCTGTACTTTATTGGTTCAAATAATTAGGCAAAAAAATCAGGACTTCCGTATCTGCAGGTTGCCAATTCAGTCAACAAAGATTAATCTAGGATACCTACAGTATGAAATATTCTGTAGGGTTTCTGACATGGAACAGCCTTTTTTTAGTGTGCTGCTTCCACATAATTGTATCTTGCTCATTTGCAGCAGTGTTGGGATCTTTGCCCTAATTTTTTGTGGGCTCTCCAACAGAAAGGGTTCGGCAGAATTCATTTTTTGTTTATTAGGTAATTGAGAAGCTGGCAGCCGTATCTGCTTATTGCATTCACTTTAGCATTGTAAATTATGGATATTCATTCACCATTGGTTCTCACGGCAGGCAAAGTTGACTATGATTTTATATTTGATTTAGCATGTTTTGTGGTTTTAAAAGAATTTATATCGTTTCTAATCATGAATGGAGTTGCTTCGTGTTTGCTACTAAATTCTGCACTCCTAGATAATAGCAATTTAAATGATATATATGAGCACTATACATAATGGACATGGAATTGGATTAAGCAAATACTTCATATAGGTCGAAATGGATAAAATGATATGATTGTTTGGTACAGCGAGGACTCAAAGAACATTGCCCCTCATCTGTCATAAAATGTGAAGATTGTCAGTTTATGGTTACACACTGCCATGAACCGAGTCGCAAGAAATTACATCACTACTTAATTTTGACAGAGATTAAGAAAAGAAGTTGGCATACAACCAAAATATTATTTATTACAGCGGTATACAGTCCATAGCGGCAAAAATCGTTTGGGGGAAAAATTGGGCAAACCAGAAgtacaagatttttttttaaaatggggaaaattttggaaaaataaaccagatttaaataaaaacacaaaaaattgttgaaaaagattaaaaacattttttttaaaaaatttaagataATTTCCATTACAagcaagtcaatgtttggtaaattATATGACCGTAAGCCGAGTCACAAGGAAATTTGGATGAAATTCGACAggcaaaaatatttgaatttttttttatattaaatttgctatatatatatatatacaaattaactaaataaaatatagtCTTTTGTAAACCATCATTTTATAATatgtattattaaaaataaaaaatgcatcatATAACTATATAGGCAATTATTTTAGTAAATTGTTATGAACTTACGtgtttaatattataaatataaagaCCAAATATATAAATGCATACTATATaacaatttaataaaataattgtatatatagttaattaattaaattcaacattttaaaatttacattattaaaaatttaaacatatattaataaatataacaaTCTTAATATAACGTAATTTATaagatatattaataaatatagtattataaattatattaaaattgtataaattaaaaaaatctaaaaataaggTTATGTTGGTGATAATTTTGCTAGAGAGACATTCTTTCGAAATACCATAGTATTATTTCTAGAGGAAATCTTCTGCAGGCAAAGATCGAGATCATTATGGCTCAATGCTGGAGacaaaaatactagattctttcatatcACCACTCTTAAACACAAAGCAGCTAATAGAATTGATCACATTATCAGTAATGGTATTAAGTTGGAGTGTGAAGACAAGATTAGTGACGCTTGTTGAATTTTTTGAGAGGCTTCGTAAGGCTTATTCTATGCTAGATTTGGAAGCTCATAATTCTTTGTCGAAGTCCATTCCAAGGGTGTTGTTTGTTGATCAGAACATAATGTTGGCTGCTATCCCCTCTAATGAGGAAATTAAGAAAGctgtcttctcctttgatggtaacaaagctcccAGTTCGGATGGTTTCCCAATGTTCTTCTTTCAAGCCTTTTGGGGTATTGTGGAGAGATGTTTCTagtgttgtcaaagaattctttggagcCAGATCTTTACTTAAGGAACTTCCACTTTTATTGTCCTCATTTTGAAAAAGTAGAGGGCTAACTTGGATGCTTTTcggtctattagcctttgcaattcttttaacaaaatcatctccaaggttttgacttctagGTTGTTGAGGATCTTGCACTCTTGATCGCGCCTCAACATAATGGTTTCGTTCTGGGGAGACAGATCTTGGACTCCATCATCATTGTTCATGAGATCTCTCACTCCTTGATTGTGTCTAAGGCTCAAGGTTTCTTGATTAAGCTGGACattgctaaggcttatgataggatGGATTGGGCTTTCCTGAAGAAAATCCTTGTTGCTTTTGGCTTTTCT contains the following coding sequences:
- the LOC131035273 gene encoding DIS3-like exonuclease 2 isoform X1, which translates into the protein MSETGFWTMCNGEGENEIGNLSGRMSNYGVRDYNSNGHLLRQGSDEYMSFPTPIVDPRLSCPLRMKNNKQKGLEKHSKQILNNGSSQDLKVCFTEFSTDLPFIDSNSNYSYQPLPAVHCNGVSNVEGNVASNMGGNMPASTPFCDRRDRQLEHFEGFSLLESANSWPESRYTDALDGYLNNDFLQFPRSKVSSDMIHKSHFTPHLQIEAIDQALEKGEAFQAVFRVNMHNRLEGYCTLEGVSTDVLISGLGAQNRAVEGDIVAIVTDPVSSWPKLKGAQSKQQIRNSDTKDDNIITAENEGPSKAQCMVEQMYNNNCNGQASNMNLMGDCLNSLDLEDNGLSVDKAINIFFCNDNSCHIGEQCLTNCDSSEIGSGDEHRHEMAKAKANVAMIVNSLPGRRPTGRVIGIIEKSPRRDAVIGFLEVKQWIAYKDGQKWSCSRNGQYSQKNVKGLPSHTEEGYIKLVPTDTRFPKMTVQLSSLPDNLKKRLHKGDLTLESELVAASIDLWRADCFLPQAVVKHSLGQSGEIEAQTAAILFEHAIHSANFPPDSLSCLPKVPWKIPTQEFQVRRDLRNLCIFSIDPPNSRDIDDALSIEDMGNGIKRVGVHIADVSYFVHPDTMLDREAQGRSTSVYLIQCCFPMLPQLLREELCSLNPGVDRLAFSVMWDIDSSGEVLDHWVGRTVIRSCCKLLYQHAQDIIEGTFQCHQTTRNVTGIPEVHCEFGWQDIIANMQNLHRIAKQRRKSRFGKGALRLDNCKLVFVLDEDGKPCDSMFNEQKDSNILVEEFMLLANMTVAKIICRAFPECSLLRKHPEPNLRKLKDLEAFCKKLGFDLDVSSAGALHLSLEKLRNNLKDDPELFNIIVLYATKPMQLATYFCTGELREKETEWAHYALATPLYTHFTSPIRRYADIVVHRILAATLEAEYLYQKQFKDTLNLVKKNNMTLLDRRAQARCFTGPVFDKEAMESPSGRKALMTASLKHKVPRAAELALVAAHCNERKLASKNVQEASVRLYLWALLKKQKLISDARVLALGPKFISVYIYKLAAEHRIYFDETEGLNAEWLESTRTLVLDMSLQKSSDKMNNKGKNRTFEDIALVVNPASPVNSSQEHEIYEDVLLEIEKGSKGDLLSVAKVDFDKINPSKYKNTEPAVLPLTLRLLSTIPVSIHAIGGDNSPPDISVRFFLSSYIS
- the LOC131035273 gene encoding DIS3-like exonuclease 2 isoform X2 → MGKERMKSGIYPGGCRIMACEKGEAFQAVFRVNMHNRLEGYCTLEGVSTDVLISGLGAQNRAVEGDIVAIVTDPVSSWPKLKGAQSKQQIRNSDTKDDNIITAENEGPSKAQCMVEQMYNNNCNGQASNMNLMGDCLNSLDLEDNGLSVDKAINIFFCNDNSCHIGEQCLTNCDSSEIGSGDEHRHEMAKAKANVAMIVNSLPGRRPTGRVIGIIEKSPRRDAVIGFLEVKQWIAYKDGQKWSCSRNGQYSQKNVKGLPSHTEEGYIKLVPTDTRFPKMTVQLSSLPDNLKKRLHKGDLTLESELVAASIDLWRADCFLPQAVVKHSLGQSGEIEAQTAAILFEHAIHSANFPPDSLSCLPKVPWKIPTQEFQVRRDLRNLCIFSIDPPNSRDIDDALSIEDMGNGIKRVGVHIADVSYFVHPDTMLDREAQGRSTSVYLIQCCFPMLPQLLREELCSLNPGVDRLAFSVMWDIDSSGEVLDHWVGRTVIRSCCKLLYQHAQDIIEGTFQCHQTTRNVTGIPEVHCEFGWQDIIANMQNLHRIAKQRRKSRFGKGALRLDNCKLVFVLDEDGKPCDSMFNEQKDSNILVEEFMLLANMTVAKIICRAFPECSLLRKHPEPNLRKLKDLEAFCKKLGFDLDVSSAGALHLSLEKLRNNLKDDPELFNIIVLYATKPMQLATYFCTGELREKETEWAHYALATPLYTHFTSPIRRYADIVVHRILAATLEAEYLYQKQFKDTLNLVKKNNMTLLDRRAQARCFTGPVFDKEAMESPSGRKALMTASLKHKVPRAAELALVAAHCNERKLASKNVQEASVRLYLWALLKKQKLISDARVLALGPKFISVYIYKLAAEHRIYFDETEGLNAEWLESTRTLVLDMSLQKSSDKMNNKGKNRTFEDIALVVNPASPVNSSQEHEIYEDVLLEIEKGSKGDLLSVAKVDFDKINPSKYKNTEPAVLPLTLRLLSTIPVSIHAIGGDNSPPDISVRFFLSSYIS